The segment TGCCGCTGACGGGGGCCTTTCCTCTGTCCTACACGCTCGACACCGCCTGCGCGATGGCGCGCACGGTCAGCGACTGCATTGCCGTGGACAGCGTGATCGCGGACAGCGCAGTGATCCCGCGCGTCACCAACCCCGCCGCGACGCGGCTGGCGATCCCGCGCCAGGTCCTGCTGGACGACCTCGACCCGGTGGTGGCGCGCGCCTTTGACCGCGCGCTGGGCCGGCTGTCGGCCGCCGGCGTGCAACTGGAGCATGTCGACCTGCCCGAGCTCGGCGAACTGGCGGGCCTGAACGCCCAGGGCGGCTTCAGCTCGGCCGAAGCCTTTGCCATCCACCGCCACCTGCTGGCCGCCCGGCGCGACCTGTACGACCCGCGCGTGGCCTCGCGCATCGACCGCGGCGCCAATGTCAGCGCCGCCGACTATATCGACCTGGGCCGCGCCCGGCTGGACTGGATCGCCCGCATGGAAGCGCGCCTGGCCCGCTTCGACGCCGTGGTCTGCCCGACCGTGCCGATGGTCGCGCCCGAGATTGCGCCGCTGCGCACCGATGATGCGCAGTTCTTCCGCGTCAATGCCCTGCTGCTGCGCAATACCTCGGCCTTCAATTTCCTTGACGGCTGCTCGATCTCGCTGCCCTGCCACGCGCCGGACGAGCTGCCCGTGGGCCTGATGCTGTCGCACGGCCCGATGCGCGATGCCGGCCTGCTGGGCACGGCCCTTGCGTTGGAACGCATCGTGCAACCTTCACAGCGCGACGACTGAGCCCTGCCGCCGCGCCGTTGATCTTGCGCCGGCGTGCCCGCCAATGCGGGCACGACCGGCACCAGGTAGTACGCAACCAGCAGTACCACCGCGCCCCCGCGCGCACACCAGGAGAGATCGAGATGCGAGTCAAGGCAATCGTTGCGGCCGGCCTGATGCTGGCCGCCGTGGCGGCACAGGCGGATACCAAGTGGGACCTGCCGACCGGTTATCCGGCCAGCAACCTGCACACCGAGAACCTGCAACAGATGGCCAACGACGTGGACAAGGCCACCGGCGGCAAGCTCAAGATCGTGCTGCACCCCAATGGCTCGCTGCTCAAGGCCAACGAGATCAAGCGCGGCGTGCAGACCGGCCAGGTGCAGATGGGCGAGATCCTGATGTCCTTGCTGGCCAACGAGAATCCGGTGTTCGGCGTCGATGCGGTGCCGTTCCTGGCCACCAGCTATGCCGACGCCTACAAGCTGTGGCAGGCCTCGCGCCCGGTCACCGAGAAGGTGCTCGACAAGCAGGGCATGAAGCTGCTGTACGCGGTGGCCTGGCCGCCGCAGGGCATCTATGCCAACAAGCCGATCAATTCCGCCGCGGACATGAAGGGCCTGAAATGGCGCGCGTACAACCCGGCCACCTCGCGCATCGCCGAGCTGGTCAGCGCCCAGCCGGTGACCATCCAGGCTGCCGACCTGGCACAGGCGCTGGCCACTGGCACGGTCAACTCCTTCATGTCGTCGGGCGCAACCGGCGTCGACACCAAGGTGTGGGAGAGCGTGAAGTACTTCTACACGGTGGACGCCTGGCTGCCCAAGAACATGCTGGTGGTCAGCAAGAAAGCGTTCGCGGCACTGGACAAGCCGACCCAGGAGGCCCTGCTCAAGGCCGTCGCCGACGCCGAGAAGCGCGGCTGGCAGGTCTCGGAGCAAAAGACCAAGGAGTACCTGGCCACCCTGTCGCGCAACGGCATGACGGTGCAGCCGCCTTCGCCGCAGCTCAAGGCCGACATGCAGAAGGTGGGCAAGGTCATGGTGGATGACTGGGCCAAGGGCGCGGGCGAGGACGGCAAGGCTATCCTGGACGCCTACCGCAAGTAGGCTGATGTGCGCTCCCTCTCCCCTCAGCGGGAGAGGGGAGCAAACCTGCCTGATCGATGTTCGTCAGCAAGCCTGCTGCCCGCTTGCCTCAACTGCTGCCCATCATGCCAACTGCCCCCTCCTCCAAGCGCTGGCTCGACCGCCTGCTTGACCTCTTTGCCGTGCTCGGCGCGCTGTGCATCCTCGCCGTCTGCGTGATCATGATCCTGATGTCGCTGTCGCGGGAGACCTCGGTGATCTTCAAGGGTGGCGATGACATCGTCGCCTGGCTGTGCGCGGCGTCCGCCTTCCTGATCCTTGGCCAGACCTTCCAGCATGGCGGCATCGTGCGCGTCGAGATGCTGCTGGGGGCCGTGGGCCCGCGCCGGCGCCGGGTGCTGGAGCTGGTCTCGCTGACCGTCTGCCTGGCGTTTGCCGCCTACGCGGCCTGGGCGCTTGGCACCTTTGCGTGGCAGAGCTGGGAAATCGGCGATGTCTCCCAGGGCCAGATCGTGATCCCGCTGTGGATTCCGCAGAGCTTCGCGGTGCTTGGCTGCGTCGGCTTCCTGCTGGCGGTCGCCGATGAATGGCTGCGCGTGGTGCGCGGACACAAGCCGCGCTACCAGGTGGCCCATGAAGAAAAGCTCGCCGCCGGCGATTTCGGGGAGACGGTCTGATGAGCACAGTCGTGGTTGCACTGATCCTGCTGCTGGTGATGATCGTCTTCCTGGCGATCGGCGCGTGGATCCCCGTGGCCATTGCGGTCACCTCATGGGTCGGTCTGGTGGTGTTCTCGGACCGCGAGGCGCTGGTCAGCCTGGCCAACGCATGGTGGTCGTCGAGCGCCTCATACACGCTGGCATCGCTGCCCCTCTTTGTCTGGATGGGCGAGATCCTGTTC is part of the Cupriavidus necator genome and harbors:
- a CDS encoding TRAP transporter substrate-binding protein — its product is MRVKAIVAAGLMLAAVAAQADTKWDLPTGYPASNLHTENLQQMANDVDKATGGKLKIVLHPNGSLLKANEIKRGVQTGQVQMGEILMSLLANENPVFGVDAVPFLATSYADAYKLWQASRPVTEKVLDKQGMKLLYAVAWPPQGIYANKPINSAADMKGLKWRAYNPATSRIAELVSAQPVTIQAADLAQALATGTVNSFMSSGATGVDTKVWESVKYFYTVDAWLPKNMLVVSKKAFAALDKPTQEALLKAVADAEKRGWQVSEQKTKEYLATLSRNGMTVQPPSPQLKADMQKVGKVMVDDWAKGAGEDGKAILDAYRK
- a CDS encoding amidase — its product is MPSMLPDLDTLNTRLRDGATSRAQIIEQAAALAATPAAEAVFLHSTFEAAAQVARAADAAGRAGKALHPLAGLPVSVKDLYDVAGEVTSAASLVRKDAAPATADATVVARLRAAGAALVGRTNMTEFAFSGVGINPHYGTPANPAGTDGVARIPGGSSSGAAVSVALGLAVAALGSDTGGSIRIPAALCGITGFKPTARRVPLTGAFPLSYTLDTACAMARTVSDCIAVDSVIADSAVIPRVTNPAATRLAIPRQVLLDDLDPVVARAFDRALGRLSAAGVQLEHVDLPELGELAGLNAQGGFSSAEAFAIHRHLLAARRDLYDPRVASRIDRGANVSAADYIDLGRARLDWIARMEARLARFDAVVCPTVPMVAPEIAPLRTDDAQFFRVNALLLRNTSAFNFLDGCSISLPCHAPDELPVGLMLSHGPMRDAGLLGTALALERIVQPSQRDD
- a CDS encoding TRAP transporter small permease subunit; this encodes MPTAPSSKRWLDRLLDLFAVLGALCILAVCVIMILMSLSRETSVIFKGGDDIVAWLCAASAFLILGQTFQHGGIVRVEMLLGAVGPRRRRVLELVSLTVCLAFAAYAAWALGTFAWQSWEIGDVSQGQIVIPLWIPQSFAVLGCVGFLLAVADEWLRVVRGHKPRYQVAHEEKLAAGDFGETV